One segment of Tenrec ecaudatus isolate mTenEca1 chromosome 1, mTenEca1.hap1, whole genome shotgun sequence DNA contains the following:
- the SWSAP1 gene encoding ATPase SWSAP1, producing the protein MAETLRRVLSAGGAAGPGEEHGAEVGPPVLLLGGPGSGKTALLFAAALDVASEGRGPVLFLARRPLQRLPLRTRAAFDPLRLQKIRFQYPPSMRELFRLLCSAHEAQGPAPALLLLDGLEEYLSEHHGPHEAARLAALLLDTAAHFSHRAGPSGDCGLMVALQTQEEADSGDMLQLALLQRYLSACCWLQPDAPGPAQRCLRVCLEPGRPGPRTEWLMAFQPDGEMAITPLSAEVGDPSPDQGPCSRGQP; encoded by the exons ATGGCGGAGACGCTGAGGCGAGTGCTAAGCGCAGGCGGCGCGGCTGGGCCGGGCGAAGAGCACGGGGCCGAAGTCGGGCCTCCTGTGCTGCTGCTCGGCGGCCCCGGCTCTGGGAAGACGGCGCTGCTGTTCGCGGCTGCCTTGGACGTGGCGAGCGAGGGCCGGGGCCCCGTCCTCTTCCTGGCCCGGCGACCTCTGCAGAGGCTGCCTCTCCGGACGCGAGCGGCGTTCGACCCTCTGCGGCTTCAG AAGATCCGCTTCCAGTACCCACCCTCCATGAGGGAGCTTTTCCGGCTCCTGTGCTCTGCCCACGAGGCCCAGGGGCCAGCCCCCGCCCTCCTGCTACTCGATGGCCTCGAGGAGTACTTGTCAGAGCACCACGGGCCCCACGAAGCTGCCCGCCTGGCTGCCTTGCTTCTGGACACTGCTGCCCACTTCAGCCACCGGGCTGGGCCCAGTGGGGACTGTGGGCTCATGGTAGCCCTCCAGACCCaagaggaagcagacagtggggaCATGCTGCAGTTGGCACTGCTCCAGCGGTATCTCTCTGCCTGCTGTTGGCTGCAGCCAGATGCACCAGGCCCAGCGCAGCGCTGCCTCCGAGTCTGTCTGGAGCCTGGCAGGCCGGGCCCCAGGACAGAATGGTTGATGGCTTTCCAGCCAGATGGAGAGATGGCCATCACCCCATTGTCTGCTGAGGTGGGTGACCCCAGCCCAGACCAGGGCCCCTGctccagaggacagccctga